AATATTGTGATGATTCATTAAATGTTCCCAATCTGAATCACACAGTATTAAACACTATATGGCCCAGCTGGAAGTCTAAGTAGAGTCCTCACAAAGTAAAGCTGAAAAACAGAGCGCTCATCACGATACAGACGACAATCCCCTGTTAAATTACAGTGGTTGTGCAGCCTCTGCTGGTCTTGTTGAGTCAGTGCAGTGAGGAATACCAATGGAAATTATCTCAACCAAACGAAATGATCCAAACAGTAAAACATAAAGCAAAAGCATGTGTTTAAATAcgagaacaaaacaaatacataaacacaacagaacATCTAATGTGTGCGTAGTGTGTAATGAGTTGGATCATACACAGCAGTTCAGAAGATGGTCTTGAAAAGGGACGccgtataatttttttttgttaatttcaattgttaattaattgtttgtcttttaaacaAAGGACTTAAAACTCTTGTAAGCTAGCTTTCGCACTTATTGCAGCATTGCAGATTTACActgttgttattttatattgttttcatatcatttgctttggaaaaaagaaaagttaaaatttTTCTTTTCTGGTGCTAGTTTTATTTTAAGAGGATAATTTGCAAGGCAACAAAGTGAAATCAAAACTGTCTTTGTGAGGTTTCAGCGCAATTTCacagagttttgtttttgtcaaggCTAACTGGTTTTAAATGAGACATTATGACGTGGAAAATAAAAGGTCAAGCATTGAAAGAATTGGGACTCCTGGTTTCAGTCCAACAATGTTACATGCAGAAACTACTTGAGGTGATGTTGAAGTAATACAAAATGATTAATAACAACTTTGCAATAATTAACTTTTTGATTTGGTTTGGTTATATTTCAGTTAACTGTCATAACCATGAAACTCACGATTTGGATCTTCCTGTGTCCACCACCAGGCAGTGCTATATCCTTGGTGCAGGCAGAGACTGTACATAGGTTTTTCAGGttgtggaaaaagaaaatgaaagtgttAGTTCCCAGTGTATACAAGGAAACATGTTACTTTCTATTCTTAGCTCATGCTTTAAGCGATGAGACCTCGATCTTTCTTGACAAAGTGTTTCCTATTAAAGCAATTTCTCCTGTTATTGTTTGAAGAGTCTCTCCCTCATGAGGCTTATGAGGACTTACATCTGACTCTTACTACAACTGTGACTGTCAAGCTGAAGCTGATTTCTCACTTTGATATTTGATTTACTATTTGTTTAAATTCTCAAAAGTGTGTGTACAAATGTATCCTTACATGATTGGTTACAATTAGGTTAATCTGCTTTGTTCACCTCTAAATGCCCTTGGTCCATTTTGTACACCTTAACCccccacacatccacacacacacacacacacacacacacacacacacacacacacacacaaccacacacacacacacacacacacccacacacacacacacccacacacacacacacgactgtcAATTGACGTTTAgaggggcaggtgctcaaatttaaaaaaggagccACATGGAAAAAGGCTCCTCTGCCAACTAAGCTACAAGTTGTTGCTGCTGGAGTCCATAATACATTAATCATTGTTGCTGTCAAACAATTTTACTGCATTTTGAACAATTGGTACATTTCTTGTCTTTCATTACAGgcagtaaaatgaaaaatgaaacataaGCCTAGACACTAATACTAGTATGTAGTCCCACCCACCATGCAGAGGCCAGTGAGCCAGTATTAAAGTATCTGAATTCACGTGCTTTCAGATAAACcatgagagagaatgaaagtgAAAGTTGCTCATGTCCTATAAAAGGGAGTGTGCAGAGCCACAAACTCAAAGGAAGGAGTGAAGGGGAGACATTTATGTTCCTATAAAGGATCAATATATTTTCTTATATCAGGTAAGTTCTACTCATGCTATTGTAACCTTAAGTGTAAGTGTTATTTCAGTGTAGTGCAATGATTAATATGTTGAAACGAACCCATGAATAATAATATGTTTATGATGATGACATATGTTCTGTCTATTTATCAACCTCCTCTTTAAGTAACCTTTCTGTCCATGGTCCTAAAACAGAAGGCATGCTAAagtcagagaaaaacaaaacagtggcaGAACAGACAATTTTCAATAGAAttacacaacatttatttgaagaaaTTATAATGACAAATGAGGTGCCAGATCCAAGCTAGAAATTATTGATTAAGAGTTATGATTATGAGTTTCAGATGCTCGATAGGGTTACTGTTACTACTATTGAACTGAATGGAATACCTTTTATTTGAGTTCATTGATATTTTGACATGCATTTTTGTGAAGCCCTTTGTAACCATGTTTATAGaagtgctgtacaaataaagttatgattcaagttattattattactattactgTGACTGTCAAGCTAAAGCTAATTTCTTTACTTCATCAagtcaataaaaatgaaaacccCATGGGGTCATTTTTCCCACGTAACAAAATGCAGTACATACTGCTGTTAATAAGTTGGTCAATAGGAATTTGACAAAGGAAttcttatttatataaaaaaaaaaaattgttgttgttgtattggCAATTATGCTTAAAGGTTCAGGGTGTAGAAAGTAGTGACATCTAGAAGTGAacttgcatgttgcagctgaacacctaTTACCTCCCCTTTCAACATGATAGaaaacctgtggcagccttcagttacCACAGGTTCAAACTCATAAGGTGTTAAGTCtgtccagtctgggctgctgtaaaaaacatggtggcctcagTAGAGATGTTCCTTATGTAAATTTAAAgtacttaaatataaaataaccaTTCAAGGGTAAAGAAGGAATAATTTGTAAAATTTTAATAAAagcacactagtgaaaacatcactaggattattttataatcaCTTCCTTCCAATAGATCTCTTCAACCtacatcttacacactggacctttaagttaCAATCTGAATGCATCTTCCTCCATAGGGGTGAATTTCCTGCATTAACAAAATGTCCTTCCTTGAAGCAATAAGATCAGGTAAGTCCTGTTACATTTCCAGTTTcaataaacaaatgaacaataacaaaaaacttTCTTAATAATCATAGTTTGGTCctttttcacctttttcagcaCTCTTTTTGGTGCCAAAGAGGGACGTGCCACCTCCTCCAGTgtcacaacctcctccaccactcTTAGAGGAGCCATGGAGGGAGGTGTCAGAGTGAGTATGATCTAacattcagtcagtgtgtttccatTGTGTCCTCAGTATTTGTGCTTCTGCTGCTCAACACATGACTTAAACATctcattgttgtgtgtgttacaaaaaaaagatcacaattGCAATATTGTGCAATTATTAATAAAAGTAATACAGCACTTTATTCTGATTGTTTAAGATTTTCTGTAATTTACAGGAATTACAAGGAAAATCTTGACTTTGTGAAATCTTACCAACCTGAAAACGAACAagtcaaacatctcaggattCTGCTTCATGGACCAGTTGGTGCTGGAAAGTCGAGCTTCATCAACTCTGTCGACACTGTTTTAAGAGGCAGATCTGCTGGTCGAGCTCAGACAGATGCAATCTCTGGGACCAGCTACACCAAAAAGGTATGAACAACAGGAAAGGATAAAACTCCATTGAGGGTAACAAACCACAGGAATTCATTTTCAATAGTAGTTCACTGATGAAAATACAGAGAAACTTCTACTAATATTAACAtgtcaaaacaaatgttgtCTTTATGTTTCATAGCAATAAATTCTAGTcatcacaaaataaattaaattaaacattaaatctTTTAAATCTGTCTGTTGATCATCTGAGTACTTATTGTTAACCTCTTATAGCTTTGCACCCATTTCAATTTCAGGTTAATGTGTGAACTAGAGGCCCAGAGTTTTAATCTGTGGATATTCATACAAATCACCTTTCTCCAGCCTCCCCACACATTCCCGATCGGCCCACAGACAACTGCTGATATTTACTTTGATTCATTGATGTAAATAATTGCACCTTCTGCCTTACAGTACAAGACCTTCAAATTTCCAAAAAGTCCAGGGGTCAAATACTCGTTTGTGTTCAATGACATCATGGGTCTTGAGCAAGGATCTGACACTGGAATCAATGTGAATGACCTCAAACAGGCCCTGAGAGGACACGTGAAAGAAGGTTACAAGGTACAACACTGTGAACTTTGATATTAATTAAAGTCTAATTTTAActattaaaaacattatttgctTTATATTCATCTTAGTTATCAAAATGATCACTGAAATTTGACAATGTGATTTTCACATTTCCTGTctcataaaacaaagaaaattgtTCTTACAAttctttttcaaatattaaaatttgGGGCACATGGCAGCCACCTGTACATCAATTAAATATTATGAACAATGTCAGGAATGTGTGTCACATTAACAATATTAGCGTATAGGTGTGTGAGTGCACAAGACAAACAAATGAGGTCAACCACAGAAAAACTTTTAGCAACATTAAATATTATCTGattatatttgattgatttatagTTCGACCCTGACCAAGAACTGACGGAGGAGGATAATGGCTACAACTCCCATCCCACTTTGGAAGACAAAGTGCACGTTCTGGTGTGTGTGGTTCCTGCGAACATAGTGTCTAGGTTAAGTGATGAGATGGTGAAGAAGATTAGAGAGGTCAGATTGGCAGCCAGTAAACTGGGTGAGTGAACAACAACTGTTTCTCTGCGTGGACTAATAGTGTCACATTGGATTGTATGAGTCAAAATACCAGGacacaaatgtttgaaataCTGATCTGGTTTCTTTATCAACAGGAATTCCCCAAATGGCTATTATCACCAGAGTGGATGAAGCCTGTCCCGAGGTTAAAAAGGACACAAGCAATATCTATAAGAGCAAGTACCTGAAGGAAAAGGTACATTTGGGATTTATTGGACCACATAATTTTTCAGCATAAATGTCATGTTTGTTCATTGCTGTACGATTACTGATCAACATAAATGTTGTTACTTTGACTTAGGTTGAACAATTCCACCAGCTGCTGGGCCTTCCAATGAACTGCATCTTCCTTGTGCAGAACTACAGTCATGAAACTGATTCAAATGACAAAGTGAACGCTGCGATAGTGTGCGCACTGAAACAGATGCTTCACTATGGAGACGACTACCTCAATGACCTGGAAACATGAATACCCCTGAGGCAACAACACAGTAGGCCATTTGTCGGGGAATGAGGAAATATTCAGACAATGTTTACTGTCTTTGGCAAGCAGGCAAGCTTGAAGCAtgaaaaatggaataaaaattcataaaaaatagGTCCTAGAGTCTTTACATCATTTCTCTCATTGAGACTTTGCAAAATAGCAGGACAATGCTCTGTCATTACGGCGTTACCTTGGTGTGACGTCATCACTTGATCTGGTCAACAACTCAGCTATTGTGACGGTGCCTTCATGTGCCGCCGGGAAGAAGTGATACAAAAGCTCTCGTCTTTATTGTTGACTCCCAGTATTTAACACATCACCTTCTCCAACAAATAAATTCTACATTCCTTGCTTGGTCTGtacttcattttgtttatcttaaaaaaacacataaaaatcTGACAAACAAATGATTTTGCTTTAAGAGACGAACAgacaaatattatttataatataatcaTCTCAATCCTGCGTTTTACCTCTATGAGGACTCTTTGTATTCTTTTTCAGTTTGACCAGTAGTTTGTGATCTACTGTTATTTGATGATTTTGCAATACACTTTGATTaataatattgttattgttggcTTTGTATCACGTATCATTGAGTTCCCTGTGGTGGGAAGTAATGAAGTACAAATATAAAGAATATACTCTgtgcaaaaaaatgtaaatctttgCTGAGAAGACGCAGCTTTACAGATATCCCTTTCTCTACTTAGTTTTCAATCAGTGTGTCAATCATGCTCTAATACTTTTTCT
Above is a genomic segment from Pleuronectes platessa chromosome 16, fPlePla1.1, whole genome shotgun sequence containing:
- the LOC128457969 gene encoding interferon-induced protein 44-like, whose translation is MSFLEAIRSALFLVPKRDVPPPPVSQPPPPLLEEPWREVSENYKENLDFVKSYQPENEQVKHLRILLHGPVGAGKSSFINSVDTVLRGRSAGRAQTDAISGTSYTKKYKTFKFPKSPGVKYSFVFNDIMGLEQGSDTGINVNDLKQALRGHVKEGYKFDPDQELTEEDNGYNSHPTLEDKVHVLVCVVPANIVSRLSDEMVKKIREVRLAASKLGIPQMAIITRVDEACPEVKKDTSNIYKSKYLKEKVEQFHQLLGLPMNCIFLVQNYSHETDSNDKVNAAIVCALKQMLHYGDDYLNDLET